One window of Channa argus isolate prfri chromosome 4, Channa argus male v1.0, whole genome shotgun sequence genomic DNA carries:
- the si:dkey-30c15.13 gene encoding transmembrane protein 253, translating into MTSNMFQEGLYHVFFRDTPIPHPTQDTNQVELSNARIHRWFGAVVNTRLLVSGVVQVLSALACILTTVIHACVSYSCSVSMTIPVWSSLFYLAAGCLAMEVQRKANKLKIITLMGLNIFSLLFGFSALLAISLKYRQPVVLRSNQQRAGSYVAKGSSIAFTILCSLASVYILFLCWRGLRRYSAPKTQAYSRLSQDPEENNGPLLEQVEFNL; encoded by the exons ATGACATCAAACATGTTTCAGGAGGGGCTGTACCATGTATTTTTTAGAGACACACCCATACCTCACCCGACTCAGGATACTAATCAAGTGGAACTCAGCAATGCCAGGATTCATCGTTGGTTCGGGGCTGTAGTTAATACCAGGCTCTTAGTCTCTGGG GTGGTTCAGGTCCTCAGTGCTTTAGCTTGCATTTTAACCACAGTCATCCATGCGTGTGTGAGCTACAGCTGCTCCGTCTCTATGACAATACCTGTGTGGTCAAGTCTATTT TATTTGGCTGCTGGGTGTCTGGCAATGGAGGTTCAGAGGAAAGCTAATAAATTAAAG ATCATCACCCTGATGGGTTTAAACATCTTTAGTCTACTATTTGGATTCTCTGCTCTCCTGGCCATCAGCCTCAAATACAGACAGCCAGTGGTGCTCCGCTCAAACCAACAG CGTGCTGGCTCATATGTTGCCAAGGGGAGCTCCATAGCATTTACTATACTGTGTTCTCTGGCATCAGTTTACATACTTTTCCTGTGCTGGAGAGGCCTGCGTCGCTATAGTGCCCCCAAAACTCAGGCCTACAGTCGCCTATCACAG GATCCAGAGGAAAATAATGGGCCTCTGCTGGAACAAGTGGAATTTAATCTCTGA
- the pdp2 gene encoding pyruvate dehydrogenase [acetyl-transferring]-phosphatase 2, mitochondrial isoform X1: MSGRVYASIFQRASSYKLTIFPTASYQFQPTHHCHLSSWSNFRSHLLRQSCEDSEKWSQSQRHFSAHQDIDFQLSWVQVNSILRSYEQTVNVPEFDGRGLSAVRRFQSNHLAANTPNEDRRSAASCLQSKGMLFGVFDGHGGWACAQAVSERLLYYIAIAMMPKHSLEELEKSMEHGRALPPILQWHKHHADFSFHRESASLYIEHLRVFWQSLLDSEEHNEGMSLPDALDRAFKRLDGDISLEAQVPLSTDLMKSTAIQVAFAGSTACVAHISTDGIHVANAGDCRAVLGVQEEDGSWSALTLSQDHNSQNQAEVERIKAQHPPSERDTIITDDRLLGVLMPLRAFGDVRFKWSRELQQSILASLDSGVDLDFLNLYQHVPPNYLTPPYLDVTPEITYHQLRPQDRFLVLGTDGLWDEIGSEEVVRLVGEHLSGIHLQAPLSVSERQLKLGQMHKLLLKRSSRASPALDTNAATHLIRHALGTDEYGELCQERLASMLALPDDLARMYRDDITATVVYFNSDLARPHCS, from the exons ATGTCTGGACGTGTGTACGCTAGCATCTTTCAAAGGGCTTCAAGCTACAAGCTGACCATTTTTCCTACTGCATCATACCAG tttcaaccaACCCACCATTGTCATTTGTCATCTTGGAGTAACTTCCGATCACACCTATTGCGGCAAAGTTGTGAGGATTCAGAAAAGTGGTCTCAAAGTCAGCGACACTTTTCAGCTCATCAGGATATAGACTTTCAACTGAGCTGGGTCCAAGTCAACAGCATTCTACGATCATATGAGCAG ACTGTGAATGTGCCAGAGTTTGATGGCAGGGGACTCAGTGCTGTCAGAAGGTTTCAGAGTAACCACTTAGCTGCTAACACACCCAATGAGGACCGTCGCAGTGCAGCCAGTTGCTTGCAG TCAAAAGGCATGCTTTTTGGAGTGTTTGATGGACATGGGGGTTGGGCTTGTGCACAGGCCGTCAGTGAGCGGCTACTATACTACATAGCAATTGCAATGATGCCAAAGCATAGCCTGGAGGAGCTTGAGAAGAGTATGGAGCATGGCAGAGCCCTTCCACCCATCTTGCAGTGGCACAAACACCATGCAGACTTTAGCTTTCACCGTGAATCTGCTTCCCTCTACATTGAACACCTCAGAGTCTTCTGGCAGAGTTTACTAGACAGTGAGGAACATAATGAAGGCATGAG CCTTCCGGATGCTTTAGATCGTGCTTTCAAACGACTCGATGGTGACATCTCCTTGGAGGCTCAAGTCCCTTTATCCACTGACCTGATGAAGAGCACAGCCATTCAA GTTGCATTTGCTGGTTCCACTGCCTGTGTGGCTCACATCAGCACTGATGGGATCCACGTGGCAAATGCCGGTGACTGCCGAGCAGTGTTGGGAGTGCAGGAGGAGGATGGCTCATGGAGCGCTTTAACCCTTTCCCAGGACCATAACTCACAGAACCAGGCTGAGGTAGAGCGAATAAAAGCCCAGCACCCACCCTCTGAGAGAGACACCATCATCACAGATGATAGACTACTTGGG GTTCTGATGCCCCTTCGCGCATTTGGTGATGTGAGATTCAAGTGGAGCCGTGAGTTGCAACAGAGCATTTTAGCCAGCCTAGACTCTGGAGTTGACCTAGACTTTCTCAATCTCTACCAGCATGTTCCACCTAACTACCTAACTCCACCCTACCTGGATGTGACGCCTGAGATAACTTATCACCAACTAAGACCTCAGGATCGTTTTCTGGTTCTCGGCACTGATGGGCTATGGGATGAAATAGGTAGCGAGGAGGTTGTACGACTTGTTGGAGAGCACCTGAGTGGTATTCACCTACAG gctccACTTTCCGTCTCTGAGAGGCAGCTGAAATTGGGTCAGATGCATAAACTTTTGTTGAAACGCAGCTCTCGTGCCTCCCCTGCCCTAGACACCAACGCTGCCACACACCTCATCAGACATGCTCTCGGCACAGATGAGTACGGGGAACTGTGCCAGGAGAGACTGGCCTCTATGCTTGCTCTGCCAGATGACCTGGCTCGAATGTATAGGGATGATATCACAGCTACTGTGGTTTATTTCAACTCTGACCTGGCCAGACCTCACTGCAGCTAA
- the pdp2 gene encoding pyruvate dehydrogenase [acetyl-transferring]-phosphatase 2, mitochondrial isoform X2, with amino-acid sequence MSGRVYASIFQRASSYKLTIFPTASYQFQPTHHCHLSSWSNFRSHLLRQSCEDSEKWSQSQRHFSAHQDIDFQLSWVQVNSILRSYEQTVNVPEFDGRGLSAVRRFQSNHLAANTPNEDRRSAASCLQAVSERLLYYIAIAMMPKHSLEELEKSMEHGRALPPILQWHKHHADFSFHRESASLYIEHLRVFWQSLLDSEEHNEGMSLPDALDRAFKRLDGDISLEAQVPLSTDLMKSTAIQVAFAGSTACVAHISTDGIHVANAGDCRAVLGVQEEDGSWSALTLSQDHNSQNQAEVERIKAQHPPSERDTIITDDRLLGVLMPLRAFGDVRFKWSRELQQSILASLDSGVDLDFLNLYQHVPPNYLTPPYLDVTPEITYHQLRPQDRFLVLGTDGLWDEIGSEEVVRLVGEHLSGIHLQAPLSVSERQLKLGQMHKLLLKRSSRASPALDTNAATHLIRHALGTDEYGELCQERLASMLALPDDLARMYRDDITATVVYFNSDLARPHCS; translated from the exons ATGTCTGGACGTGTGTACGCTAGCATCTTTCAAAGGGCTTCAAGCTACAAGCTGACCATTTTTCCTACTGCATCATACCAG tttcaaccaACCCACCATTGTCATTTGTCATCTTGGAGTAACTTCCGATCACACCTATTGCGGCAAAGTTGTGAGGATTCAGAAAAGTGGTCTCAAAGTCAGCGACACTTTTCAGCTCATCAGGATATAGACTTTCAACTGAGCTGGGTCCAAGTCAACAGCATTCTACGATCATATGAGCAG ACTGTGAATGTGCCAGAGTTTGATGGCAGGGGACTCAGTGCTGTCAGAAGGTTTCAGAGTAACCACTTAGCTGCTAACACACCCAATGAGGACCGTCGCAGTGCAGCCAGTTGCTTGCAG GCCGTCAGTGAGCGGCTACTATACTACATAGCAATTGCAATGATGCCAAAGCATAGCCTGGAGGAGCTTGAGAAGAGTATGGAGCATGGCAGAGCCCTTCCACCCATCTTGCAGTGGCACAAACACCATGCAGACTTTAGCTTTCACCGTGAATCTGCTTCCCTCTACATTGAACACCTCAGAGTCTTCTGGCAGAGTTTACTAGACAGTGAGGAACATAATGAAGGCATGAG CCTTCCGGATGCTTTAGATCGTGCTTTCAAACGACTCGATGGTGACATCTCCTTGGAGGCTCAAGTCCCTTTATCCACTGACCTGATGAAGAGCACAGCCATTCAA GTTGCATTTGCTGGTTCCACTGCCTGTGTGGCTCACATCAGCACTGATGGGATCCACGTGGCAAATGCCGGTGACTGCCGAGCAGTGTTGGGAGTGCAGGAGGAGGATGGCTCATGGAGCGCTTTAACCCTTTCCCAGGACCATAACTCACAGAACCAGGCTGAGGTAGAGCGAATAAAAGCCCAGCACCCACCCTCTGAGAGAGACACCATCATCACAGATGATAGACTACTTGGG GTTCTGATGCCCCTTCGCGCATTTGGTGATGTGAGATTCAAGTGGAGCCGTGAGTTGCAACAGAGCATTTTAGCCAGCCTAGACTCTGGAGTTGACCTAGACTTTCTCAATCTCTACCAGCATGTTCCACCTAACTACCTAACTCCACCCTACCTGGATGTGACGCCTGAGATAACTTATCACCAACTAAGACCTCAGGATCGTTTTCTGGTTCTCGGCACTGATGGGCTATGGGATGAAATAGGTAGCGAGGAGGTTGTACGACTTGTTGGAGAGCACCTGAGTGGTATTCACCTACAG gctccACTTTCCGTCTCTGAGAGGCAGCTGAAATTGGGTCAGATGCATAAACTTTTGTTGAAACGCAGCTCTCGTGCCTCCCCTGCCCTAGACACCAACGCTGCCACACACCTCATCAGACATGCTCTCGGCACAGATGAGTACGGGGAACTGTGCCAGGAGAGACTGGCCTCTATGCTTGCTCTGCCAGATGACCTGGCTCGAATGTATAGGGATGATATCACAGCTACTGTGGTTTATTTCAACTCTGACCTGGCCAGACCTCACTGCAGCTAA
- the terb1 gene encoding telomere repeats-binding bouquet formation protein 1: protein MPKSKMNKTGAGSSRNTVRTDLSLLLECLKFQMKSPDLQKQALLTIHSICEKREDNVELLREMGGVAFMYNLSKSTIVHSDVTETAVFTLGTLAEANVYCKNSLCRKETFADLAGSLMKDDIPLTQKRVSVYFLSVLVANNKSGQTLAQTTGCLDILLDLFRTTFPVSTDATLRVANATQTHQLWTSVSSALCACVNNPQNEEAQQICVAAFPIIKIWLQHIAVPSKEIFQPICSFIAMAVANNACVQESFSAMGGLETLSLVLVHLASAAATSLLSCQLSVTISKTLSACISDNRALASGLAQYGIVSHLISLLGSPNLDPEDRLSVLLSLVHCTEATVEHQSHLVQCGGLPLIITLLTEDTSEEVRKVATFILQTCKQATLSLKGPGLIMKQGEGENAENVTEMEGFRSSARELLHRIDLLEKRQEAKHGQQDTDLPTSAKGLSQPSPGPALSLHLQSVKTIPTAYRQTPTLYHVKAGGDNHITLQTVRSMTTKESGSKPKNVSSSLSTQAEKAKTSGGDVWCSVCQGTGVQMSSRVQSLEGRRESYTADSRLFKPPAPVSHSVPREIQCIDGKELKDCKVSAVEEHHNRCAGCVLPFEEVTSRTFASLQCSRFQSCDMHKVLQEATQQFRTHHCNLLFSRKNQDNNVELKDPNYDNVLPAEPQRHNKYWNEICLTPIHKESRRVKSSLPEHHWKKHNGVNLNPLYRGVKKERFSSYTKTSPSLTPLKRQHLPREAEEEGLQL, encoded by the exons atgccaaagagtaaaatgaatAAGACAGGAGCAGGCAGCAGCCGCAATA CCGTAAGGACAGACCTCAGTTTGTTGCTTGAGTGTCTTAAGTTTCAGATGAAAAGTCCtgatttgcagaaacaagctctTCTCACCATTCACTCAATCTGTGAAAAGagag AGGATAATGTGGAACTACTGAGAGAAATGGGTGGagtggcatttatgtacaaCCTCTCCAAGTCCACTATTGTTCATTCGGATGTTACGGAGACTGCAGTTTTTACGCTTGGCACACTTGCGGAGGCTAATG TGTATTGCAAGAATTCTCTGTGCAGAAAAGAGACATTTGCAGACCTTGCTGGTTCCTTGATGAAAGACGACATCCCCTTGACACAGAAGAGAGTGTCTGTctattttctgtctgtgctggTAGCCAACAACA AATCAGGACAAACTTTAGCTCAAACTACTGGCTGCCTGGATATTCTATTGGACCTGTTCAG GACCACTTTTCCCGTCTCCACAGATGCTACGTTGAGAGTAGCTAATGCTACTCAAACCCACCAACTTTGGACATCTGTATCTAGTGctctttgtgcatgtgtcaaCAATCCTCAAAATG AGGAAGCTCAGCAAATTTGCGTAGCAGCCTTTCCCATAATAAAAATCTGGCTTCAGCACATTGCTGTGCCGAGCAAAGAGATTTTTCAGCCAATATGTTCCTTCATAGCAATGGCAGTTGCAAACAAtg CCTGTGTTCAGGAGAGTTTTTCAGCTATGGGGGGTTTGGAAACTCTCAGTCTTGTACTGGTCCATTTAGCTTCTGCAGCAGCTACAAGCTTGCTGTCTTGCCAGCTTTCTGTCACTATATCCAAGACCCTGTCCGCTTGTATTAGTGATAACC GTGCTCTGGCTTCAGGTCTGGCTCAGTATGGCATAGTGTCCCATCTCATCTCCCTGCTAGGTAGCCCAAACCTTGATCCTGAGGACAGGCTATCGGTGTTGCTTTCCCTGGTCCACTGCACTGAGGCCACTG TGGAGCATCAGTCCCACTTAGTGCAGTGTGGTGGCCTTCCCCTTATCATAACTTTACTCACAGAGGACACAAGTGAGGAGGTTAGGAAGGTTGCTACATTCATATTGCAGACCTGCAAACAGGCCA CCTTGTCTTTAAAAGGGCCTGGTCTGATAATGAAGCAGGGGGAAggtgaaaatgcagaaaatgttacAGAGATGGAAGGTTTCAGGAGCTCAGCCAGAGAGCTGTTGCATAGAATAGACCTGCTAGAAAAGAGACAG GAAGCTAAGCACGGACAGCAAGACACAGACCTGCCAACTTCAGCTAAAGGGTTAAGCCAACCATCCCCAGGTCCAGCCTTATCCCTACATCTGCAGTCGGTTAAAACTATCCCCACTGCATACAGACAGACTCCCACTCTTTACCATGTAAAAGCAGGAGGTGACAACCACATTACTCTTCAGACTGTCAGAAGCATGACCACAAAGGAGAGTGGCAGTAAACCGAAGAACGTGAGTTCCAGTTTAAGTACTCAGGCTGAGAAGGCTAAAACCAGCGGAGGAGACGTTTGGTGTTCAGTTTGCCAGGGGACTGGAGTCCAAATGTCTTCTCGTGTGCAGTCACTAGAGGGAAGAAGAGAGTCATATACAGCCGACAG tcgGTTGTTTAAGCCCCCTGCACCAGTGAGTCACAGTGTACCAAGGGAAATACAATGTATAGATGGAAAGG AATTAAAGGACTGCAAAGTGAGTGCGGTGGAGGAGCATCATAACCGGTGTGCAG GCTGTGTTTTGCCTTTTGAGGAAGTTACCAGTCGCACTTTTGCATCTCTTCAATGTTCCCGCTTTCAAAGTTGTGACATGCACAAGGTTCTACAGGAGGCCACACAGCAATTCAGGACTCATCACTGCAACCTTCTTTTTAGCAGAAAGAACCAAGATAACAATGTGGAGCTGAAAGACCCAAACTATGACAATGTTTTACCAGCAGAGCCACAAAGACATAATAAATACTGGAACG